One part of the Homo sapiens chromosome 19, GRCh38.p14 Primary Assembly genome encodes these proteins:
- the MBD3L4 gene encoding methyl-CpG-binding domain protein 3-like 4, translating into MGEPAFTSFPSPPVLGKLKRNMMPWALQKKREIHMAKAHRRRAARSALPMRLTSCIFRRPVTRIRSHPDNQVRRRKGDEHLEKPQQLCAYRRLQALQPCSSQGEGSSPLHLESVLSILAPGTAGESLDRAGAERVRIPLEPTPGRFPAVAGGPTPGMGCQLPPPLSGQLVTPADIRRQARRVKKARERLAKALQADRLARQAEMLTCR; encoded by the exons ATGGGAGAGCCTGCGTTCACCTCTTTTCCGAGCCCACCTGTTCTG ggGAAGCTCAAAAGAAACATGATGCCCTGGGCTTTACAGAAGAAACGAGAAATCCACATGGCCAAGGCCCATCGGAGACGAGCTGCGAGGTCTGCTCTCCCCATGAGACTCACCAGCTGCATCTTCCGGAGGCCGGTGACAAGGATCAGGTCTCATCCTGACAACCAGGTCAGACGCAGAAAAGGGGACGAGCACCTGGAGAAGCCGCAGCAACTCTGCGCCTACCGGAGACTGCAGGCCCTGCAGCCCTGCAGCAGCCAAGGAGAAGGTTCAAGTCCACTGCATTTGGAGAGCGTCTTAAGTATCCTTGCACCGGGGACGGCCGGTGAATCTCTGGACAGAGCTGGTGCTGAGCGTGTGCGCATCCCGCTTGAGCCCACCCCTGGGCGGTTTCCAGCTGTGGCAGGGGGGCCAACCCCAGGAATGGGTTGTCAGCTCCCACCGCCCCTCTCTGGCCAATTGGTGACTCCTGCAGATATCCGGAGACAGGCCAGGAGGGTGAAGAAAGCCAGGGAGAGACTGGCCAAGGCCTTGCAGGCAGACAGGCTGGCCAGGCAGGCAGAAATGCTGACATGTAGATGA